The Tenebrio molitor chromosome 5, icTenMoli1.1, whole genome shotgun sequence genome has a segment encoding these proteins:
- the ush gene encoding zinc finger protein ush isoform X5, whose protein sequence is MVVYLDYMGEEEWANNTDENTTATTNSTDKRSSATPPAKSKTPDKSDDDDPKSTTIKTEADSSPPRIRLKANLATDPALQSQHISIPSLKTEIETSQSPSEYLAALPSAIQNALASRGFFLPNLTETRPNETPEVARQPSVPLFICPPCGIRFSSLSTLEAHQTYYCSHRANKPVDDDAKSVGGIEPSGSQSDQDPSEPSTKNIRTGKQYTCTHCTYSADKKVSLNRHMRMHTVSPSPVNVATTTMPNGDASNDSQDRYCAECDIRFSSQKTYRAHKMHYCNSRHVMKGSVNIASKTTSSCTSGSSPTSPVDTTCRTPPSPASQIPPQQPFLALPTNPIIIVPYSLFRSASVLPGLLPSAAGLPNPDTPCFLLPNGTLQPMTQAINPNPPPQQTEVLKSVNKPKDNSINRETSSAPLDLSIRKSPELNNLVIDLGDEHEKENLKHRSPSPEKIECVPSIRGSPPSTPASQTGTSPVLSISPKRKHELETSRSNSPRLSRSTPKSNSTNERSRTSPDANPNLFEIPPSLHPLLMRAGSLSLFPPEVQMRLAELPTLPPVTPQVLVKQGVSKCKECNIVFCKHENYVVHKKHYCSARTQEDDGSKTSGSPPISPRSAGTTSPAGQYQQLICLACGIKFTSLDNLNAHQAYYCLKRGEMDVRRCGKCRGIAEPGHQCIPSGTLSGWKCPCCDVISPTASAAQRHMESHTGVKAYRCTICKYKGNTLRGMRTHIRMHFDKRSPDLQEEKYITYILDDDGANMEVHVSPATSAPGVIDDRAVSPSSEERVDSLHRCTQCMYSSPYKANVLRHAKIAHSPREAEEVTVNGSSDKATTRSMPSLDDDDIVIKKEAIEPEVIIASGDESPKDKVSEGDAKAKAEQEDEILQEASKAGPKYCKSCDISFNYYSTFIAHKKFYCSSHAGEITAASANNNNNSTRATETSVL, encoded by the exons GGGAGGAAGAATGGGCGAACAATACGGATGAAAACACGACTGCCACGACCAACTCGACGGACAAACGTTCTTCCGCCACACCTCCGGCCAAAAGCAAGACCCCCGACAAGTCAGACGATGACGATCCGAAGAGTACCACAATCAAAACGGAAGCCGATTCGTCGCCGCCGCGAATCAGACTCAAGGCGAATCTAGCCACAGATCCAGCACTCCAGTCGCAGCACATTTCCATTCCTAGTCTCAAGACCGAAATAGAGACCAGTCAGTCGCCCAGCGAGTACCTAGCGGCACTACCGTCAGCCATCCAGAACGCTCTCGCTTCCAGAGGCTTCTTTTTACCCAACCTGACCGAAACCAGGCCGAACGAAACACCAGAAGTCGCAAGACAACCCAGCGTTCCACTCTTCATCTGTCCACCTTGCGGCATCCGTTTCTCCTCTTTGAGCACTTTGGAAGCGCACCAGACCTACTACTGTTCGCATAGAGCGAACAAACCGGTAGACGACGATGCCAAGTCTGTTGGAGGAATTGAACCGAGCGGGAGTCAATCCGATCAAGATCCTTCTGAGCCTTCAACCAAAAATATCCGCACCGGGAAGCAGTACACTTGCACACATTGCACCTACAGTGCAGACAAAAAAGTCAGCCTCAACAGACACATGAGGATGCACACCGTCTCACCTAGTCCAGTCAACGTCGCCACAACCACAATGCCCAACGGAGATGCTTCCAATGATAGTCAAGATCGTTATTGCGCCGAATGCGACATACGCTTCAGTTCGCAAAAAACTTACAGAGCGCACAAGATGCACTACTGCAATTCTAGACACGTGATGAAGGGTTCGGTGAACATCGCGTCGAAGACCACGTCGAGTTGCACCTCGGGTTCGTCTCCGACGTCGCCAGTTGACACCACTTGTCGAACACCTCCATCGCCTGCCAGTCAGATTCCTCCGCAGCAACCTTTCCTGGCGTTGCCGACCAATCCGATCATAATTGTGCCATATTCCCTCTTTCGTAGTGCTAGCGTTCTTCCTGGTCTTTTACCGTCAGCAGCCGGTCTGCCAAACCCGGACACTCCATGTTTTCTTCTACCCAACGGAACTCTTCAACCGATGACGCAAGCAATCAATCCTAATCCTCCTCCTCAACAAACAGAAGTTTTGAAATCGGTCAACAAACCCAAGGACAATTCAATCAACAGGGAAACTTCGTCGGCTCCGCTGGATCTCAGCATAAGAAAGTCTCCCGAACTGAACAACTTGGTAATTGACCTCGGCGACGAACACGAAAAAGAAAACCTGAAGCATCGGTCTCCAAGTCCTGAAAAAATCGAGTGTGTACCATCTATCCGCGGATCGCCTCCTTCGACTCCGGCATCGCAAACTGGGACCTCACCAGTTTTGAGTATCTCCCCCAAACGCAAGCACGAACTAGAGACATCCAGAAGTAACAGTCCCAGACTGTCCAGGTCCACGCCAAAATCAAATTCAACAAACGAACGTTCCAGAACTAGTCCAGATGCTAATCCCAATCTTTTCGAAATTCCTCCATCTCTGCATCCGCTTCTGATGAGAGCCGGCTCGCTCTCGCTGTTTCCTCCAGAGGTCCAAATGAGACTAGCCGAGCTTCCGACACTACCTCCCGTGACTCCTCAAGTTTTGGTGAAGCAAGGAGTTTCCAAGTGCAAGGAGTGCAACATAGTATTCTGCAAACACGAGAACTACGTCGTTCACAAGAAGCACTACTGCTCGGCGAGGACTCAGGAAGATGACGGATCGAAGACTTCAGGCAGTCCTCCCATCAGTCCGCGAAGTGCGGGTACCACCAGTCCAGCGGGGCAGTACCAGCAGCTGATCTGTCTAGCTTGCGGGATCAAATTCACTTCTTTAGATAATCTCAACGCGCATCAAGCTTACTACTGCTTGAAGCGAGGGGAAATGGATGTGAGAAGGTGCGGCAAATGCAGAGGCATCGCCGAACCAGGACATCAGTGTATACCTTCCGGGACCTTGTCAGGTTGGAAATGTCCTTGCTGTGACGTGATCAGTCCGACGGCCAGTGCCGCTCAGCGTCACATGGAGTCGCACACGGGAGTCAAAGCCTACAGGTGCACCATATGCAAATACAAGGGCAACACTTTGAGGGGAATGCGGACCCACATTCGGATGCACTTCGACAAGCGATCCCCAGATCTTCAG GAGGAGAAGTACATAACCTACATCTTGGACGACGATGGTGCAAACATGGAAGTACACGTGTCGCCAGCGACGAGTGCCCCCGGCGTGATCGACGATCGGGCGGTGTCTCCTAGCTCGGAGGAGCGTGTAGATTCCTTGCACCGTTGCACCCAATGTATGTACAGCTCCCCCTACAAAGCAAACGTCTTGAGACATGCCAAAATCGCTCACAGTCCCCGAGAAGCCGAAGAAGTCACGGTGAACGGTTCGTCGGATAAAGCCACCACACGATCGATGCCCTCACTAGACGACGACGACATCGTCATCAAGAAAGAGGCCATCGAGCCCGAGGTCATCATAGCATCCGGGGACGAGTCACCGAAGGACAAAGTATCGGAGGGAGATGCGAAAGCGAAAGCAGAACAAGAGGATGAAATCCTACAGGAGGCGTCGAAAGCCGGGCCGAAGTACTGCAAGTCTTGTGATATCTCTTTTAACTACTATTCGACTTTCATCGCGCACAAGAAGTTCTACTGTTCGAGTCACGCAGGTGAAATCACGGCGGCCTCtgccaacaacaacaacaactcCACAAGGGCGACGGAAACTTCAGTACTGTAA
- the ush gene encoding zinc finger protein ush isoform X2 — protein sequence MLVETYGQWQTGPTKLLMNRYLGSGSYKRARIRKNGEEEWANNTDENTTATTNSTDKRSSATPPAKSKTPDKSDDDDPKSTTIKTEADSSPPRIRLKANLATDPALQSQHISIPSLKTEIETSQSPSEYLAALPSAIQNALASRGFFLPNLTETRPNETPEVARQPSVPLFICPPCGIRFSSLSTLEAHQTYYCSHRANKPVDDDAKSVGGIEPSGSQSDQDPSEPSTKNIRTGKQYTCTHCTYSADKKVSLNRHMRMHTVSPSPVNVATTTMPNGDASNDSQDRYCAECDIRFSSQKTYRAHKMHYCNSRHVMKGSVNIASKTTSSCTSGSSPTSPVDTTCRTPPSPASQIPPQQPFLALPTNPIIIVPYSLFRSASVLPGLLPSAAGLPNPDTPCFLLPNGTLQPMTQAINPNPPPQQTEVLKSVNKPKDNSINRETSSAPLDLSIRKSPELNNLVIDLGDEHEKENLKHRSPSPEKIECVPSIRGSPPSTPASQTGTSPVLSISPKRKHELETSRSNSPRLSRSTPKSNSTNERSRTSPDANPNLFEIPPSLHPLLMRAGSLSLFPPEVQMRLAELPTLPPVTPQVLVKQGVSKCKECNIVFCKHENYVVHKKHYCSARTQEDDGSKTSGSPPISPRSAGTTSPAGQYQQLICLACGIKFTSLDNLNAHQAYYCLKRGEMDVRRCGKCRGIAEPGHQCIPSGTLSGWKCPCCDVISPTASAAQRHMESHTGVKAYRCTICKYKGNTLRGMRTHIRMHFDKRSPDLQEEKYITYILDDDGANMEVHVSPATSAPGVIDDRAVSPSSEERVDSLHRCTQCMYSSPYKANVLRHAKIAHSPREAEEVTVNGSSDKATTRSMPSLDDDDIVIKKEAIEPEVIIASGDESPKDKVSEGDAKAKAEQEDEILQEASKAGPKYCKSCDISFNYYSTFIAHKKFYCSSHAGEITAASANNNNNSTRATETSVL from the exons GGGAGGAAGAATGGGCGAACAATACGGATGAAAACACGACTGCCACGACCAACTCGACGGACAAACGTTCTTCCGCCACACCTCCGGCCAAAAGCAAGACCCCCGACAAGTCAGACGATGACGATCCGAAGAGTACCACAATCAAAACGGAAGCCGATTCGTCGCCGCCGCGAATCAGACTCAAGGCGAATCTAGCCACAGATCCAGCACTCCAGTCGCAGCACATTTCCATTCCTAGTCTCAAGACCGAAATAGAGACCAGTCAGTCGCCCAGCGAGTACCTAGCGGCACTACCGTCAGCCATCCAGAACGCTCTCGCTTCCAGAGGCTTCTTTTTACCCAACCTGACCGAAACCAGGCCGAACGAAACACCAGAAGTCGCAAGACAACCCAGCGTTCCACTCTTCATCTGTCCACCTTGCGGCATCCGTTTCTCCTCTTTGAGCACTTTGGAAGCGCACCAGACCTACTACTGTTCGCATAGAGCGAACAAACCGGTAGACGACGATGCCAAGTCTGTTGGAGGAATTGAACCGAGCGGGAGTCAATCCGATCAAGATCCTTCTGAGCCTTCAACCAAAAATATCCGCACCGGGAAGCAGTACACTTGCACACATTGCACCTACAGTGCAGACAAAAAAGTCAGCCTCAACAGACACATGAGGATGCACACCGTCTCACCTAGTCCAGTCAACGTCGCCACAACCACAATGCCCAACGGAGATGCTTCCAATGATAGTCAAGATCGTTATTGCGCCGAATGCGACATACGCTTCAGTTCGCAAAAAACTTACAGAGCGCACAAGATGCACTACTGCAATTCTAGACACGTGATGAAGGGTTCGGTGAACATCGCGTCGAAGACCACGTCGAGTTGCACCTCGGGTTCGTCTCCGACGTCGCCAGTTGACACCACTTGTCGAACACCTCCATCGCCTGCCAGTCAGATTCCTCCGCAGCAACCTTTCCTGGCGTTGCCGACCAATCCGATCATAATTGTGCCATATTCCCTCTTTCGTAGTGCTAGCGTTCTTCCTGGTCTTTTACCGTCAGCAGCCGGTCTGCCAAACCCGGACACTCCATGTTTTCTTCTACCCAACGGAACTCTTCAACCGATGACGCAAGCAATCAATCCTAATCCTCCTCCTCAACAAACAGAAGTTTTGAAATCGGTCAACAAACCCAAGGACAATTCAATCAACAGGGAAACTTCGTCGGCTCCGCTGGATCTCAGCATAAGAAAGTCTCCCGAACTGAACAACTTGGTAATTGACCTCGGCGACGAACACGAAAAAGAAAACCTGAAGCATCGGTCTCCAAGTCCTGAAAAAATCGAGTGTGTACCATCTATCCGCGGATCGCCTCCTTCGACTCCGGCATCGCAAACTGGGACCTCACCAGTTTTGAGTATCTCCCCCAAACGCAAGCACGAACTAGAGACATCCAGAAGTAACAGTCCCAGACTGTCCAGGTCCACGCCAAAATCAAATTCAACAAACGAACGTTCCAGAACTAGTCCAGATGCTAATCCCAATCTTTTCGAAATTCCTCCATCTCTGCATCCGCTTCTGATGAGAGCCGGCTCGCTCTCGCTGTTTCCTCCAGAGGTCCAAATGAGACTAGCCGAGCTTCCGACACTACCTCCCGTGACTCCTCAAGTTTTGGTGAAGCAAGGAGTTTCCAAGTGCAAGGAGTGCAACATAGTATTCTGCAAACACGAGAACTACGTCGTTCACAAGAAGCACTACTGCTCGGCGAGGACTCAGGAAGATGACGGATCGAAGACTTCAGGCAGTCCTCCCATCAGTCCGCGAAGTGCGGGTACCACCAGTCCAGCGGGGCAGTACCAGCAGCTGATCTGTCTAGCTTGCGGGATCAAATTCACTTCTTTAGATAATCTCAACGCGCATCAAGCTTACTACTGCTTGAAGCGAGGGGAAATGGATGTGAGAAGGTGCGGCAAATGCAGAGGCATCGCCGAACCAGGACATCAGTGTATACCTTCCGGGACCTTGTCAGGTTGGAAATGTCCTTGCTGTGACGTGATCAGTCCGACGGCCAGTGCCGCTCAGCGTCACATGGAGTCGCACACGGGAGTCAAAGCCTACAGGTGCACCATATGCAAATACAAGGGCAACACTTTGAGGGGAATGCGGACCCACATTCGGATGCACTTCGACAAGCGATCCCCAGATCTTCAG GAGGAGAAGTACATAACCTACATCTTGGACGACGATGGTGCAAACATGGAAGTACACGTGTCGCCAGCGACGAGTGCCCCCGGCGTGATCGACGATCGGGCGGTGTCTCCTAGCTCGGAGGAGCGTGTAGATTCCTTGCACCGTTGCACCCAATGTATGTACAGCTCCCCCTACAAAGCAAACGTCTTGAGACATGCCAAAATCGCTCACAGTCCCCGAGAAGCCGAAGAAGTCACGGTGAACGGTTCGTCGGATAAAGCCACCACACGATCGATGCCCTCACTAGACGACGACGACATCGTCATCAAGAAAGAGGCCATCGAGCCCGAGGTCATCATAGCATCCGGGGACGAGTCACCGAAGGACAAAGTATCGGAGGGAGATGCGAAAGCGAAAGCAGAACAAGAGGATGAAATCCTACAGGAGGCGTCGAAAGCCGGGCCGAAGTACTGCAAGTCTTGTGATATCTCTTTTAACTACTATTCGACTTTCATCGCGCACAAGAAGTTCTACTGTTCGAGTCACGCAGGTGAAATCACGGCGGCCTCtgccaacaacaacaacaactcCACAAGGGCGACGGAAACTTCAGTACTGTAA